The genome window CCCGAAAGGTGGCCCTGGCCCGATCCTCACGATATCCGTGCGTGGGAAACCATCGACTGACGTCCAGCAGGTAACACAAGTCCTCGCTTACCCGGGCGGTAGCGACACCGAATAGGGGAGAGTGCTCGGCGGAGAAGAGCCTGCCGTCATATTCGATCACCAGGGAGGCGGCCTGTCCCGAATCGAGCCACCGAGGGAATTGGACTTCCAGGAGGTGCTGGTCGAAATCCTGCTGAAATACAAGCAGATTGGGATCCTGCGCGGCTGGGTCAGGAGCGGGAAGTTCGGGGTTGGAGGCGGGCTTGGGGGCGGCGGGCCGTCGCCGCGACAGGTAGGGCACCCCTTCCTTCTCCCGTTCTGGGCCGTAAGCGACCTGCCCTTGGGCGGACGCCCGTGACAGGCTGCCGGGAGCCGGGGGCCGATCCGCAAGGTATATCCGCTTTACGGTCAGATTGCCGTTGAATTCCAGGGAAATGCGGCTCAACCGGTCCTGGCTGGAAGAGAACTTGAGGGTGGCGGCGGCTTGCAATTCCTGCTGCGACGGTCGGAGCTCGACTGAGACGTCATACTCTTCAACGTCGATGGAGGGGCCCTGGTCGATCTGCTGGGCCGGCAGGGGAGCGGAGCCGGCCAGCAGCACCACCAGGAGAGCGAGAGCCCACGGGCAGGATCTATTGAACCATTCTGACATCAGCAATTCTCCAGTCGTTCGGGACAGGGTCAACCTTCCAAACGGTTAGGACGAAAATCGGTCCGATGCTGTTGTCTCCACGAACTGAAAATCCAGGCAACCGGCCAGATCGACCCGGACTAGCCCGCATTTCTCACCAGGGGGCGTGAACATGGCGCAGGCATTTTCCCCTCAGCGCGTGCTCGGGAGCGAAGAGCGTAGCCGTCACTACGGTCGAGCGAGCATGGATGCGCTGAGGGAAAAAGGACAAGCCAGGGCACGCCCAGCGCCGTCTGTAACCGCTAGGCATCCCAATCGGGGGAACAAGTTCCTGAAAATAAATGGCCTTTCATCATGACTCCAGCGACCTGGTGAGAAATGCGGGCTAGTGTTCTGTCTCAGAAACAGGGTTGTCATCTTTCGGAGCGCAACGGCACTGGATTCCAGGAGCGACGACGAGCCAATGCCATTCATTGCGAGGAGGAGCGACGACGAAGACAGCGCCGTTCCGCCCGAACCCGGAGGGCCGATGGAGGTTCCCGGGAGGGAAGCAGAACGGTGCCTGTGCGCTGAAGCGCGAAGAATCTATCGAACCGACAGTTTCCCGGTGGAACCTCCATCGGAGATGGCAACATTATTTCTGAGACAGGACACCGGCCTGCATCATCCCCCTTTCGGTCCCGCTTCCATCCAGGAAGCAATGCTCTCGGCAGCCCTCGGGACGGCACCTCCCCGACCCAGCTTTTCCCTGACTCCGGACAGCGCCATTCTAGCACGCGCGGAACAACCGGATTCGGTGAGAAACTTCCGGATCTCGGCATAGAGCCGGTCGTCGGTAAAGTCCTGCTGGTAGAGCTCGGGGATGATCCCGCGACCGGCAATCAGGTTGACCAGGCTGTAGTAGGGCACATCGATCAGATACTGGCCCACAATCCAACTCGGAATCGAGATCCGGAAAACCGCTATCAGCGGAGTTCCCAACAGGGCGGCCTCCAGGGTGGCCGTACCGCTGGAAACCACCGCCAGGTCGGAATGGCCCACGCTGTTGTAGGTGTCGTTCTCGACCAGCGATGCCGAGAGCCCGGGGGCCTCGTCCCGGATCAGACCGCGGACCAGCCGGGCATGCGAGGGAGCGGCCAACGGTACCAGAAACTGCGCCGAATGCTCCCACTGGAGCCGCCGCGCCGTGCGGGCCATGGCCGGCAGATTGAACCGGATTTCCCCGGATCGGCTGCCTGGAAGCAGGCTGATGGTCAGGCGGTCCTCGACCAGACCGAATGAGCGCAGGAACTGAGCCCGCGAGCAGGAAGTCTTCACCCGGTCCACCAGCGGGTGACCAACGTATTCCACCTGCATCCCGTATCGCCGGTAAAAGTCGGCCTCGAAGGGCAGAATGACGATCATTCGGTCCACCCATCGTCGAAGGGCATGCACCCGGCGCTTCCGCCAGGCCCAGACCTGGGGACTGATGAAGTAGAATACGCCTATACCCTGTCGCTTGAGCCGTTTGGCCAAGGGGAGGTTGAAGTCCGGGAAGTCGACCAAAATAGCCCAGCGGGGCTTCTTTTGCCTGGCGGCAGTCTCCAGTTGTCGCAGGGCGGCAAAAAACCGGCCCAGATGGGAAACGGCCTCGAAAGGCCCCAGCACACTCAGTTGCCGGTTGTCTACCAGGATCTCCATCCCTGCCTGCCGCAGAGCCGGGCCGCCGCACCCGAAGTAGGCAGGTCCGGAGGCGCCCAGCCTGGTTCCTAGAGCCTGGACCAGCTCGGCGGCATACATGTCTCCGGAAGCCTCGCCCGCCACCACCAGAATGGGTGCTGCCGGCTCCTGTGAAACGGATTTCATGGGAAATGCCCTCCCCCGCCTAATAGGGCGACACCTCGCCCGGCGGGCGGGTCTTCCAGCGGCGGTGAACCCAGAGCCATTGATCCGGGTGTTGTTTGACCAGGCCTTCCAGGATCTTGTTGAAGCGGGCCGTGTTCTCCACGATGTCGGCACGGGTGTCGCCCGTCTGGACGATCTCGACCGGCGGCTCAAAGTGGAGTCGATGGATCTTGCGGGTGCTGTCCCAGATGAGCACGCCTGGAATGACGGTGGCTCCCGTTCGCAATGCCAGGGCGGCCAGGACCGTGGTGGTGCAGGCCGGCAGGCCGAAGTAATCCACAAAGACCCCCGCGTCGCGGGTGGTGTTCTGATCGATCAGGATGCCGACCCCTTCGTTCCGTTTCAGGGTCCTGAGCATTTCCCTCAAGGAGTCTTTCTTACGAATGACCTGATTGCCGGAAGCCGTT of Acidobacteriota bacterium contains these proteins:
- the lpxB gene encoding lipid-A-disaccharide synthase; this encodes MKSVSQEPAAPILVVAGEASGDMYAAELVQALGTRLGASGPAYFGCGGPALRQAGMEILVDNRQLSVLGPFEAVSHLGRFFAALRQLETAARQKKPRWAILVDFPDFNLPLAKRLKRQGIGVFYFISPQVWAWRKRRVHALRRWVDRMIVILPFEADFYRRYGMQVEYVGHPLVDRVKTSCSRAQFLRSFGLVEDRLTISLLPGSRSGEIRFNLPAMARTARRLQWEHSAQFLVPLAAPSHARLVRGLIRDEAPGLSASLVENDTYNSVGHSDLAVVSSGTATLEAALLGTPLIAVFRISIPSWIVGQYLIDVPYYSLVNLIAGRGIIPELYQQDFTDDRLYAEIRKFLTESGCSARARMALSGVREKLGRGGAVPRAAESIASWMEAGPKGG